One genomic region from Argentina anserina chromosome 2, drPotAnse1.1, whole genome shotgun sequence encodes:
- the LOC126805502 gene encoding trans-Golgi network-localized SYP41-interacting protein 1 isoform X1, whose product MDKNKSRTDLLAAGRKKLQQYRQKKDKGSGSQGKSSKKSGKSEQHEAAAKPAALSQVHDRETESAVGSNSEVVNTADSDTGVDVVGPSAVPITQEKGVIETESEKNAASTSEEVGISKPDADSSIQNDGENTGTADADVARDISLDTSHTVDSGGGAENVNMSVEDDESAIHTSVDITEGMPMSGESEIPSAVADVGPSVLPITEEKSVVETELEKNAKLPSDKVEDSKPGADSSVPNEGEITGTADAEVARDISLDTAHTVDSRGEAENLSMSEQVAESTQIAPADITEGMSVTVESQIPSSGKESSPEDIITSSVQDREDQVTDIEKHFDTQLQFEYRHNGLLDETSSLHASLDELCEKNQSLAEEFALCRGELQAVAFEKEELGNKFHAAKLEVEEATSRANDLHNNLERAQQDVFRLSTELADCKGLVQALQVENETLNETIVSADEVKSKLTEQNKLYIVENEKLSTDLVDCETVVATLQGQISNLNGSLDSVAHEREHLFCGNEKLTTELAGSKNLISALQAEIASVSGSLGLVTEEKKKLEEERDYSVHENERLFTDLVACEILVATLQGQITQISNLSGNLDSVTQDREDIFCENEKLATELADSKKVASALQEEIASLNGNLALVMEGKKKLEEEREYSVHENERLSTELVVLQERFSAEREERVRFEVDLKETTERLEQLINENISLTSSLDILKAKLSKVENSGFDIPAPAGNQVELSRGLDLAIENDNSQKFHGEIDGEASLLVDKSLSVVGVSPISNIGKEVVDDSDRFIALQGHLEKADKMLYNLVQEVESLCAHSTSLSKSGDKVHVPQVSKMIQAFELKAHSDEHAEGPTLSDDQSPEDTVVSVQGQIGNLRALFTQLLLDAANASLLLKEERDDKKHADATSSELKDQNEALEEYSKKLEATNIELRVLYEALEEHREIIESRNFELLNLCDSLQLEVTNLKAENVEVDRKLHVCESRTSQLQSRLHDLHLISNVMVSQIPEQLEKFHKVAAENVLTLECHWNSTIDPVLQAIGKLDQSLGRVTTTTTVTHNSLDRLRYSVASVQDAISFIQQLKEKLESSQTDHETVSTLFKELNEKYDDLHGKNEMSSELLQKLYGNLSKFVSVLHGSTDESNMYVEPEKLADPLDYSNYATILKPVESFLRGSLQLESVNKKLDSELMARAEEVEELKQRCLDSTALQKLIGDVEGLLKMEHPDFQLTTTPASHLESLVSCLIQKCEEADVQVSLSKEDFASKVVELTSMQAEVQQLNALCLQHESELIVLRESLHQAEEALLVARSEIQGKGDELEQSEQRVSSLREKLTIAVTKGKGLIVQRDGLKQSLNEKSAELERFSQELQMKDARLLEIETKLQAYSESGERVEALESELSYIRNSATALRESFLLKDSVLQRIEEILEDLDLPEHFHSRDIIEKIDWLARTATNTFPVTDSDQKSSAGGGSYSYAGFVATESWKDDVQPSSDSSEDIKKKYDELQSKFYGLAEQNEMLEQSLMERNNIIQRWEELLDRIDMPSHLRSVEPEDRIDWLRKALSEVQEDNMSLQQKVVNLENHCLSLTADLEDSQRRVADLEADLQTFIHERDHLSGRLEALVNDWEKLSTKTAEFELENEKLQKEVTDLQENVAKMHGNENQILSIEADLRRLEGLITDALEISGSKFEYSGGSSIDCLEGLLNKLLESYEMLSLRKPVHGGAAESLHTGDGDETVVGSRSLNTLDSQESDIDVLKKELEEVQHELLDVKEERDVYLEKQQSMTSEFEALHKKVNELQALLNQEEQKSASVREKLNVAVRKGKSLIQHRDSLKQSIEEVNSEVERLRSEIKMGQVKIAEYEQTFMELSTYPGRVEALESETLFLRNCLNQTEQNLQQKANTLNMIVNILDKIDVGGDINSRDPVLKLEQVEKMCVDLRADVTSSEQEARKSKRAAELLLAELNEVQERNDGLQEELANSVDELSVLSKEMDLAVVGKLEAVSSLEKLSTAQSKERKNQFSEFAGLKSGVDQLRMGFHDISNSLAGLFYNELEFLNNLESGIDSILNLNSANVVDVHPFTAAGGFLMSNSNKDNSISMDPWSDPNLHGNFDENFVIETFTYTAHYLQELKTDINGLKEKLDEHSMSLHNKTGSISRLVGIVHGEITSKKESLEALRRDFLQMEVVKKEKDKELLVLHRNAALLFEACTSSVVKINRRKAELVGNSWAVGDLGMTSKTTEFPSLSGEGQLYSEESVRSLTDRLLSAANDFASLTAEIVESSQKEMKLTISNLQKELQEKDVQKERIFMELVSQIKEAEATASSYSEDLESSKTLVHDMEKQLEAMRGERNVFEQRVKELEGYQGTSDELRQRIRSLTDVLAAKDHEIEELMQALDEEEVQMQGITSKIKELEKIVEQKNLELENLKASRGKVMRKLSITVNKFDELHHLSASLLAEVEKLQSQLQDRDAEISFLRQEVTRCTNDVLVASQVSNKGSSDEIHELLTWFNINIARFGVHSEYLEDKNNSDVPEQKEVLKKTIDSILSELGDLRASAQRKDILLQEERTKVEELTHKGQTLEKSLREKESRLNLLAGVEDDRATSSSSEIHEVEPAINKWAASGSSIASQVRSLRKGNSEQVAIAIDMDPGSTSRLEDEDEDKVHGFKSLTTSRMIPRFTRPVTDMIDGLWVSCDRTLMRQPILRLGIIFYWAFLHALLASLAI is encoded by the exons ATGGACAAGAACAAGAGCCGTACCGATCTGCTTGCTGCTGGCCGTAAAAAG CTTCAACAATACCGTCAGAAGAAAGATAAAGGCAGTGGAAGCCAGGGAAAATCCTCGAAAAAGTCTGGAAAATCAGAGCAGCATGAGGCTGCAGCTAAACCTGCAGCGTTATCTCAGGTCCATGACCGAGAAACTGAGTCCGCTGTAGGTTCTAATTCAGAAGTTGTCAACACAGCAGACTCTGATACCGGTGTAGATGTTGTTGGCCCCTCGGCAGTGCCTATTACACAAGAGAAAGGTGTAATTGAAACTGAATCAGAGAAAAATGCCGCATCAACATCAGAGGAAGTGGGAATTAGTAAGCCTGATGCTGACTCTTCTATTCAGAATGACGGTGAGAATACTGGAACTGCTGATGCTGATGTGGCAAGGGACATTTCATTGGACACTTCACATACAGTGGATTCTGGGGGAGGAGCTGAAAATGTAAATATGTCTGTAGAAGATGATGAATCAGCCATACATACTTCAGTCGATATTACTGAGGGGATGCCCATGTCTGGTGAATCAGAAATTCCAAGTGCTGTAGCTGATGTTGGTCCCTCAGTATTGCCCATTACAGAGGAGAAAAGTGTGGTTGAAACTGAATTGGAGAAAAATGCTAAATTACCATCAGATAAAGTGGAGGATAGTAAACCTGGTGCTGACTCTTCTGTTCCTAATGAAGGTGAGATTACTGGGACTGCCGATGCTGAGGTGGCAAGAGACATTTCATTGGACACTGCACATACAGTGGATTCTCGAGGAGAAGCCGAAAATTTGAGTATGTCTGAACAAGTTGCTGAATCAACCCAAATTGCTCCAGCCGATATTACAGAAGGGATGTCCGTTACTGTTGAATCGCAAATTCCTAGTAGCGGGAAGGAGTCTTCGCCTGAAGATATCATTACGTCCTCAGTGCAGGACAGAGAAGATCAGGTAACAGAT ATTGAAAAGCACTTTGACACGCAACTACAGTTTGAATATCGGCATAATGGGTTGCTTGATGAAACATCTTCTCTTCATGCTTCACTCGATGAACTTTGTGAGAAGAACCAATCTCTTGCTGAAGAGTTTGCACTGTGCAGGGGTGAACTCCAGGCTGTTGCTTTTGAGAAGGAGGAGCTTGGAAACAAATTTCATGCGGCAAAGTTGGAGGTTGAAGAGGCTACTTCTAGAGCAAATGATCTGCATAACAACCTGGAAAGGGCACAGCAGGATGTGTTCAGACTGTCAACAGAATTAGCTGATTGTAAAGGTTTGGTACAAGCTTTACAGGTGGAGAATGAAACCTTAAATGAGACTATAGTGTCAGCCGATGAAGTTAAAAGTAAACTTACTgaacaaaataaattatatattgttgaGAACGAGAAACTTTCAACCGACCTGGTTGATTGTGAAACTGTAGTGGCCACTCTGCAAGGTCAAATATCAAACTTAAATGGGAGTTTGGACTCAGTAGCACATGAGAGGGAGCATCTtttctgtggaaatgagaaACTTACAACTGAACTGGCTGGCAGTAAGAATCTGATATCTGCTTTGCAGGCAGAAATTGCCAGTGTAAGTGGGAGTCTTGGTTTGGTtacggaggagaagaagaaactaGAGGAGGAGAGGGATTATTCTGTGCATGAGAATGAAAGACTTTTCACTGACCTGGTTGCTTGTGAGATTTTAGTGGCCACTCTACAGGGTCAAATTACTCAAATATCAAACTTAAGTGGGAATTTGGACTCAGTAACACAAGATAGGGAGGATATTTTCTGTGAAAATGAGAAGCTTGCAACTGAACTGGCTGACAGTAAGAAAGTAGCATCAGCTTTGCAGGAAGAAATTGCCAGCCTGAATGGGAACCTTGCTTTGGTTATGGAGGGAAAAAAGAAGCTTGAGGAGGAGAGGGAGTATTCTGTGCATGAGAATGAGAGACTTTCCACTGAGCTTGTTGTTCTTCAAGAACGATTTTCTGCAGAACGTGAAGAACGAGTGAGGTTTGAGGTTGACCTAAAAGAAACCACAGAACGCCTTGAGCAGCTCATCAATGAAAATATTTCTCTTACTAGCAGTCTGGACATACTTAAAGCTAAGCTGAGCAAGGTTGAAAACAGTGGGTTTGATATACCAGCTCCAGCTGGGAACCAAGTTGAACTTAGCAGGGGTCTTGATCTTGCTATTGAAAATGATAATTCACAGAAATTTCATGGGGAAATTGATGGTGAAGCTTCCTTACTGGTGGATAAATCTTTATCTGTTGTAGGGGTTTCACCAATTTCTAATATTGGGAAGGAAGTCGTGGATGATTCTGATAGGTTTATTGCACTGCAAGGACACTTGGAGAAGGCAGATAAAATGTTGTATAATCTTGTACAGGAAGTTGAAAGCCTGTGCGCTCATTCCACATCCCTAAGCAAGTCAGGTGATAAAGTGCATGTACCTCAGGTATCAAAAATGATTCAAGCTTTCGAGTTGAAGGCTCATTCTGATGAGCATGCAGAGGGGCCAACTCTATCCGATGATCAATCACCAGAGGATACAGTTGTGTCAGTACAAGGGCAAATTGGAAACCTGAGAGCATTATTTACGCAGTTGCTGCTGGATGCTGCAAACGCCAGTCTACTGCTTAAGGAGGAGCGAGATGATAAGAAACATGCTGATGCCACCTCCAGTGAACTAAAGGATCAGAATGAGGCCTTAGAAGAATATAGCAAGAAACTTGAAGCAACCAACATTGAGCTCAGGGTCCTATATGAAGCTTTAGAAGAACATAGGGAAATCATTGAATCTAGGAACTTTGAGCTTTTGAATCTCTGCGATAGCTTACAACTAGAAGTCACTAATCTTAAAGCAGAAAACGTGGAAGTTGACAGAAAGCTACATGTGTGTGAATCAAGAACTAGTCAATTGCAGAGTCGATTGCATGATCTACATCTAATTTCAAATGTTATGGTATCTCAGATCCCTGAGCAGTTGGAAAAATTTCACAAGGTAGCAGCTGAGAATGTTTTGACacttgagtgccattggaaTTCAACTATTGATCCAGTTCTTCAAGCAATTGGGAAGCTTGATCAATCGCTCGGTAGGGTCACCACAACTACAACAGTCACTCACAATTCTTTGGACAGACTTAGGTATTCTGTTGCTTCTGTTCAGGATGCCATCAGTTTCATTCAACAATTGAAGGAAAAACTTGAAAGTTCACAAACAGATCATGAAACTGTCTCTACTTTATTCAAAGAATTGAATGAGAAATATGATGATCTGCAtggaaagaatgaaatgtCCAGCGAGTTGTTGCAGAAGTTGTATGGCAACCTTTCTAAATTTGTCTCAGTTTTGCATGGGTCTACAGATGAAAGTAATATGTATGTAGAACCTGAGAAGCTTGCTGATCCTCTAGATTACAGTAACTACGCAACCATTTTAAAACCTGTGGAATCTTTTTTGAGGGGAAGTCTGCAACTTGAATCTGTTAACAAGAAGCTAGATTCAGAGTTGATGGCTAGAGCTGAAGAAGTTGAGGAACTGAAACAAAGATGCCTTGATTCTACTGCTCTGCAAAAGTTAATAGGAGATGTTGAAGGGCTGCTGAAAATGGAACATCCTGATTTCCAATTGACTACAACGCCTGCTTCACACCTTGAATCACTTGTGTCTTGTCTTATTCAGAAATGTGAGGAGGCTGATGTGCAGGTAAGCTTATCTAAGGAAGATTTTGCATCTAAGGTggtggagctgacttcaatgCAGGCAGAAGTACAGCAGCTAAATGCCTTGTGTCTCCAGCATGAAAGTGAACTCATTGTTCTAAGGGAAAGTTTACACCAGGCGGAGGAAGCACTTCTTGTTGCTCGTTCTGAGATACAAGGGAAAGGAGATGAACTTGAACAGTCGGAGCAACGGGTATCATCCCTTAGAGAGAAGCTTACCATTGCAGTCACCAAGGGAAAAGGTTTAATTGTGCAGCGAGATGGTCTGAAGCAGTCCCTTAATGAGAAATCTGCTGAACTGGAAAGATTCTCACAGGAATTGCAAATGAAAGATGCTAGGCTTCTTGAGATTGAAACAAAACTTCAGGCATATTCAGAGTCTGGTGAGCGGGTGGAAGCTCTGGAATCAGAACTTTCTTATATTCGCAATTCGGCTACTGCATTAAGAGAATCATTCCTTCTCAAAGATTCAGTGCTTCAGAGAATAGAAGAGATCTTGGAAGACCTTGATCTGCCAGAGCATTTTCATTCACGAGATATTATTGAGAAGATTGATTGGCTGGCTAGGACAGCTACAAACACTTTTCCTGTGACTGATTCAGATCAGAAGAGTTCTGCTGGAGGAGGTTCGTACTCTTATGCTGGTTTTGTTGCTACAGAGTCCTGGAAAGATGATGTACAGCCAAGTTCAGATTCAAGTGAAGATATCAAAAAGAAATATGATGAACTTCAGAGTAAATTTTATGGGTTGGCTGAACAGAATGAAATGTTGGAACAATCCTTAATGGAAAGGAACAACATAATACAGAGATGGGAGGAGCTTTTGGACAGGATTGACATGCCATCACATCTGCGGTCTGTTGAGCCAGAGGATAGGATCGATTGGTTAAGAAAAGCACTTTCAGAAGTGCAGGAAGATAATATGTCTCTCCAGCAGAAGGTTGTTAACCTTGAAAATCATTGTTTATCACTAACTGCTGATTTGGAAGACTCGCAAAGGAGAGTGGCTGACCTTGAGGCAGACCTCCAAACATTTATCCATGAGAGAGATCATCTATCTGGAAGATTGGAGGCTCTGGTCAATGATTGGGAGAAGCTTTCAACAAAGACAGctgaatttgaacttgagaATGAAAAGCTGCAGAAAGAAGTTACTGATTTGCAAGAAAATGTAGCCAAGATGCAtggaaatgaaaatcaaattctcAGCATAGAAGCTGACTTAAGAAGATTAGAGGGTTTGATTACTGATGCCTTGGAGATCTCTGGATCAAAATTTGAGTATTCTGGTGGTAGTAGCATTGACTGCTTGGAAGGGTTATTGAATAAGCTGTTGGAGAGTTATGAAATGCTGTCCTTGCGAAAACCTGTGCATGGGGGTGCAGCTGAAAGTCTCCATACTGGAGATGGTGATGAGACAGTTGTTGGATCCAGAAGCCTAAATACACTCGATTCCCAGGAATCAGATATAGATGTTCTTAAAAAAGAGTTGGAAGAGGTTCAACATGAACTTTTGGATGTGAAGGAGGAGAGGGATGTATATCTAGAGAAGCAACAATCTATGACTAGTGAATTTGAAGCATTACACAAAAAAGTAAATGAGTTGCAAGCACTGCTTAATCAAGAGGAGCAGAAGTCAGCTTCTGTTAGAGAAAAGTTAAATGTTGCAGTCAGAAAAGGGAAGTCACTGATACAACACCGTGACAGTCTGAAACAAAGTATTGAGGAGGTCAACTCTGAGGTGGAACGTTTGAGATCAGAAATCAAGATGGGGCAAGTTAAAATTGCAGAGTATGAACAAACCTTCATGGAATTGTCTACATATCCTGGTCGAGTAGAAGCCTTAGAATCTGAGACCTTGTTCTTGAGGAATTGTTTGAATCAAACTGAGCAGAATTTGCAGCAGAAAGCAAATACTTTGAACATGATTGTGAATATCTTAGATAAAATTGATGTAGGGGGGGATATTAACTCTCGTGATCCAGTTTTGAAGTTAGAACAAGTTGAAAAAATGTGCGTTGATTTGCGCGCAGATGTAACTTCTTCTGAGCAAGAGGCTAGGAAATCAAAAAGAGCAGCAGAGCTACTCCTTGCAGAACTGAATGAGGTTCAAGAGAGGAATGATGGTCTCCAGGAAGAGCTAGCAAACTCTGTCGACGAACTTTCTGTACTCTCCAAGGAAATGGATCTTGCTGTGGTCGGCAAACTTGAAGCTGTTTCAAGTCTTGAAAAGTTATCTACTGCTCAGTCCAAGGAAAGGAAAAACCAATTTTCTGAATTTGCTGGGCTGAAATCTGGTGTAGATCAACTCAGGATGGGTTTCCATGATATTAGCAATTCATTGGCCGGTCTTTTTTACAATGAGTTGGAATTTTTGAATAACCTGGAGTCTGGTATTGACTCAATTCTCAACTTGAATAGTGCTAATGTGGTTGATGTTCACCCTTTCACTGCAGCTGGTGGGTTTCTAATGAGCAATTCAAACAAG GATAACTCTATTTCAATGGATCCTTGGTCAGACCCCAATTTGCATGGGAATTTTGATGAAAATTTTGTCATCGAAACCTTCACATACACAGCACATTATTTGCAAGAGCTCAAGACGGATATTAATGGGCTTAAAGAAAAATTGGATGAACACTCAATGTCTTTGCATAACAAAACTGGCAGTATATCCAGATTGGTGGGAATTGTTCATGGAGAGATAACTTCCAAAAAAGAGTCATTGGAAGCTTTGAGGAGAGACTTTTTGCAGATGGAAGTGGTGAAGAAGGAAAAGGACAAGGAGCTTCTTGTCTTGCATAGAAATGCTGCCTTGCTTTTTGAAGCATGCACTAGTTCAGTTGTAAAAATAAACAGAAGAAAAGCTGAACTGGTGGGAAATAGTTGGGCTGTTGGAGATTTGGGAATGACATCAAAAACGACAGAATTTCCCTCTTTAAGTGGAGAGGGTCAGCTGTACTCTGAGGAATCTGTTAGGTCATTGACAGACAGGCTATTGTCGGCTGCTAATGATTTTGCTTCTCTGACAGCTGAAATAGTGGAAAGCAGCCAAAAGGAAATGAAGCTTACCATTTCAAATTTGCAGAAAGAGCTTCAAGAGAAGGACGTTCAAAAGGAGAGGATTTTCATGGAGCTTGTAAGTCAAATCAAGGAAGCTGAAGCTACTGCAAGCAGCTACTCGGAGGACCTTGAATCTTCGAAAACTTTGGTGCATGATATGGAGAAACAGTTGGAAGCTATGAGAGGTGAACGTAACGTATTTGAGCAGCGAGTGAAGGAGCTGGAAGGTTATCAGGGCACCTCTGATGAGTTACGACAGAGGATCAGATCACTAACTGATGTGCTTGCTGCCAAAGATCATG AAATTGAGGAGCTTATGCAAGCACTTGATGAAGAGGAGGTACAGATGCAAGGTATCACTTCCAAGATCAAGGAACTGGAAAAGATTGTGGAACAAAAGAACTTAGAATTAGAGAACCTTAAGGCTTCTCGTGGGAAGGTTATGAGAAAGCTTTCGATCACTGTGAATAAGTTTGACGAGCTGCATCATCTATCTGCAAGCCTCCTTGCCGAAGTTGAAAAACTGCAGTCACAATTGCAAGATCGGGATGCAGAGATTTCTTTCTTGAGGCAAGAGGTCACTAGGTGCACCAATGATGTTCTGGTTGCATCACAAGTCAGTAACAAGGGAAGTTCAGATGAGATCCATGAGTTACTGACATGGTTCAATATTAATATTGCTCGTTTTGGGGTGCACAGTGAGTATCTTGAAGATAAGAACAACAGTGACGTCCCTGAACAAAAGGAAGTACTCAAGAAGACAATTGATTCTATATTATCTGAATTGGGGGATCTGCGGGCTTCAGCTCAAAGAAAAGATATATTGTTGCAAGAAGAAAGGACTAAAGTAGAAGAATTAACACACAAGGGACAGACTCTTGAGAAGTCTCTGCGGGAGAAGGAATCACGATTAAATCTGCTTGCAGGTGTGGAAGACGACCGGGCAACTAGCTCATCCTCAGAGATTCATGAAGTTGAGCCTGCG ATTAACAAATGGGCGGCATCTGGTTCCTCCATTGCATCTCAAGTCCGCAGTTTACGCAAAGGCAATAGTGAGCAAGTTGCAATTGCCATAGATATGGATCCTGGGAGTACTAGTAGAttggaagatgaagatgaagataagG TTCATGGTTTTAAGTCACTCACTACATCAAGAATGATTCCTAGATTTACAAGACCTGTGACTGACATGATCGATGGCCTCTG GGTTTCTTGTGATCGAACGCTAATGCGACAACCAATTTTGCGGCTTGGTATTATATTTTATTGGGCCTTTCTGCATGCGCTTCTTGCTAGTCTTGCGATTTAA